A single window of Tamandua tetradactyla isolate mTamTet1 chromosome 25, mTamTet1.pri, whole genome shotgun sequence DNA harbors:
- the LOC143669253 gene encoding GTP-binding protein Di-Ras3-like, translated as MGNCCFGFKEPLMRRLRPLPTLLIIRALMRQRRSKDYRVVVMGSAGVGKSALVQKWVRGTFRDVYLPTIEDTYRQVMSCDNSVGALHITDTTGSPRYPGLKRLAIAKGHAFIQVYSVTKKQTLGELKPFYELIFEIKGNNLPKCPILLVGNKREDCELALRDGAAYALEWNCGFLETLAKTDVNVRELFLMMLTHEKKPAGCLQIPQKKAEVPKTTEKLLDKCIIM; from the coding sequence ATGGGCAACTGCTGCTTTGGCTTCAAGGAACCGCTGATGCGGCGGCTGCGGCCCCTGCCCACTCTGCTTATCATCCGCGCCCTGATGCGGCAGAGAAGGAGCAAAGACTACCGCGTGGTGGTGATGGGCTCCGCGGGCGTGGGCAAGAGCGCGCTGGTGCAGAAGTGGGTGCGCGGCACCTTCCGTGATGTCTACCTGCCGACCATCGAAGACACCTACCGCCAGGTGATGAGCTGCGACAACAGCGTGGGCGCCCTGCACATCACCGATACCACTGGCAGCCCCCGATACCCGGGCCTGAAGCGCCTCGCCATTGCCAAGGGTCACGCCTTCATTCAGGTCTACTCGGTCACCAAGAAGCAGACCCTGGGGGAGCTGAAGCCCTTCTATGAGCTGATCTTCGAGATCAAAGGCAACAACCTGCCTAAGTGCCCCATCCTGTTGGTGGGCAACAAAAGGGAAGACTGCGAGCTGGCGCTGAGGGATGGAGCCGCCTACGCGCTGGAGTGGAATTGCGGCTTCTTGGAGACCTTGGCGAAGACCGATGTCAACGTGCGGGAGCTGTTCCTCATGATGCTGACCCACGAGAAGAAGCCCGCCGGCTGCCTCCAGATCCCCCAGAAGAAAGCCGAGGTGCCCAAGACCACCGAGAAGCTGCTGGACAAATGCATCATCATGTGA